One part of the Salinimonas iocasae genome encodes these proteins:
- a CDS encoding SapC family protein: protein MSHFVALNPHQHQNLKVLPDKVAQTGSQNQTISVVLSEFSDLIVQYPIVFTKDPESGQFVCSALLGFEKGENLYWRNNRWEGLYIPAQVQRRPFYIGQQHDEEGDHHLVCVNTQSDAVSETEGEPLFSEDGKPTPLMADKQELLALLLEGEPQTKAFIKALVELELLTPIALDIAFIDGSSKKVEGIYTIDEDRLAGLYGETVAILHERGFLAPAYTMLASHAHIYSLIERKNSKLSKK, encoded by the coding sequence ATGTCACACTTTGTTGCACTCAATCCTCATCAGCACCAGAACCTTAAGGTTTTACCGGACAAAGTGGCGCAGACTGGCAGTCAGAATCAAACTATTTCCGTAGTGCTGAGTGAATTCAGTGACTTGATTGTGCAATACCCGATTGTGTTTACTAAAGATCCAGAGTCCGGTCAGTTTGTCTGCTCTGCCTTGCTGGGATTTGAAAAAGGCGAAAACCTGTACTGGCGCAATAATCGCTGGGAAGGATTGTACATTCCGGCACAAGTTCAGCGTCGTCCCTTTTACATAGGCCAGCAACACGATGAGGAAGGTGACCATCATCTGGTTTGTGTCAATACCCAGAGCGACGCGGTCAGTGAAACGGAAGGTGAACCTCTGTTTAGCGAAGATGGTAAACCTACACCTCTTATGGCTGATAAACAGGAACTGTTAGCACTGCTGTTGGAAGGTGAGCCGCAAACCAAAGCCTTTATCAAAGCACTGGTAGAGCTTGAGTTACTGACACCCATTGCGCTGGATATTGCGTTTATTGATGGTTCGTCAAAGAAAGTGGAAGGCATTTATACTATTGATGAAGACCGGCTGGCAGGGTTGTATGGAGAAACTGTCGCTATTCTGCATGAACGCGGATTTCTGGCACCAGCCTATACCATGCTGGCCTCGCATGCGCATATCTATTCGCTGATTGAGCGAAAAAATAGCAAGCTGTCGAAAAAGTAA
- a CDS encoding diguanylate cyclase: protein MSNDEDLSLIEKPLALIVDDEQISRTVLDTMLESNYQCISVNSGPSALTWLANHHPDVIILDMNMPGMSGLEVCRHIKLLPEMQDVPVIFVTGSDSTEIQDACWESGAADFALKPVVASTLLHRIKVHVQNKKRIELLNELTYKDHLTKMHNRYYLAQEVPNLIKQVIRDNAKLSAILIDIDHFKGFNDTYGHLAGDNCLRQVASTIASVLRRPSDKVIRFGGEEFLVLLPYTDESGCEVVARILVESIKALNIDNRVSKHNVLTISAGCQVVNAAIEPIGLETLISDADDALLEAKSLGKNRYVRFASRQLSSAG, encoded by the coding sequence ATGAGTAATGATGAAGATTTATCTTTGATAGAAAAACCGCTCGCATTAATAGTTGATGACGAGCAAATCAGCAGGACTGTTTTAGACACAATGCTGGAAAGTAACTATCAGTGTATATCTGTCAATAGCGGACCGAGTGCGCTGACATGGCTGGCGAATCATCACCCCGATGTCATCATTCTTGATATGAATATGCCCGGGATGAGTGGACTTGAAGTCTGCAGGCACATAAAGTTGTTACCAGAAATGCAGGATGTGCCTGTTATTTTTGTCACCGGCTCTGACTCCACAGAGATCCAGGATGCTTGTTGGGAATCCGGTGCTGCCGATTTTGCGTTGAAGCCTGTTGTCGCTTCTACATTACTGCATCGAATCAAAGTGCATGTTCAAAACAAAAAGCGGATTGAGCTGCTCAACGAGCTGACTTATAAAGACCACCTGACCAAAATGCACAATCGCTACTACCTGGCTCAGGAAGTGCCCAATCTGATAAAGCAGGTTATTCGGGACAATGCGAAGTTAAGTGCTATTTTAATCGATATTGACCATTTTAAAGGTTTTAATGACACCTACGGCCACCTTGCCGGTGACAATTGCCTAAGACAGGTTGCCAGCACAATAGCCAGTGTTTTACGGCGTCCATCAGACAAAGTTATCCGATTCGGGGGAGAGGAGTTTCTTGTTCTGCTGCCCTACACAGATGAATCAGGCTGCGAAGTGGTCGCCCGTATACTCGTAGAAAGCATCAAGGCACTAAACATTGATAACCGGGTGAGTAAGCATAACGTTCTTACGATTAGCGCAGGTTGTCAGGTGGTGAATGCTGCTATCGAACCAATAGGCCTCGAAACGCTTATCAGTGATGCTGATGATGCGCTTTTAGAAGCCAAATCATTAGGGAAAAACAGGTATGTACGGTTTGCATCCCGGCAATTATCGTCGGCCGGGTAA
- a CDS encoding two-component system response regulator has translation MLVSQDYVLIVDDQLSTVTAIEACLKGVCRVVSTTSPFNALRLIQQYAPALIILDVEMPQLNGFELFEKLLASQHDFSSKVIFITSHCDAVVEKRALSLGAIDFIHKPINHELCKLRITNHLQSIKRQSALSAAHDRLVQEKNRLTVTLESIADAVITTDEGLQISYMNASAQRLTGWQLQQAAGEHIDTVMRLSDISAGTTAPSPLTAALEQKRTVLSDLNIQLNNRYGDAYQVEYSASPVLTGDGVIAGGVVVFRDVTDAVRMASQMTHITNHDPLTGLPNRVLFHERICQAMTNAGYTDSLVAVLIIDIDNFKTVNELLGHAVGDSIINHVARHIESAISSKYTLSHIGGDEFALLIDNVANISRVNVLAANILKTKESPFILNGEKHHLSLSIGISVFPTDAGCPEDLMRNADAAMYKVKTQGKNNFGYYSERLLDELKDRVEMEKLLRQSLHSDNLVLHYQPKVELKTGRITGAEVLVRLQDKRGNLIFPDRFISIAEETSLIIKLGQQVLRKACTYAAECMQLQRPLKIAVNIDAQHFTQADFPNFVAGILKETGLPPAYLELEVTETALMNDVNAARCAIEKLSEIGVSIALDDFGTGYSSLSYLRTFDLDVLKIDRSFLKDATDNAQARHIIKAIVSLAEMLGLALVCEGIETERQLGLILDLGCCEGQGYLFSQPASKSNFDMLFCDGFAHLCQSCEAS, from the coding sequence GTGTTAGTTTCACAAGACTATGTATTAATTGTTGATGATCAATTAAGTACTGTGACAGCCATCGAGGCCTGTTTGAAAGGCGTATGTCGGGTTGTATCAACCACCTCTCCGTTTAATGCGCTACGCCTGATACAACAGTACGCGCCGGCATTGATTATTCTGGATGTTGAGATGCCACAGCTCAACGGATTTGAGTTATTTGAGAAGCTTCTCGCCAGCCAACACGATTTTTCATCAAAAGTTATTTTCATCACCTCTCACTGTGATGCCGTTGTAGAAAAGCGGGCCCTCTCATTAGGCGCTATCGATTTCATTCATAAGCCTATTAATCATGAGCTTTGTAAACTGCGAATTACAAACCATCTCCAGTCAATCAAAAGACAATCAGCCTTATCTGCCGCTCACGATAGGTTAGTTCAGGAAAAAAACAGGCTAACTGTCACGCTTGAGTCAATTGCTGATGCGGTGATTACCACAGATGAAGGTTTGCAGATAAGTTATATGAACGCATCTGCTCAGCGACTCACTGGATGGCAATTACAACAAGCGGCAGGTGAACATATTGATACTGTAATGCGCCTGTCTGACATAAGTGCAGGTACTACCGCTCCCTCGCCGTTAACGGCAGCGCTTGAACAAAAGCGCACCGTCCTGAGTGACTTAAATATCCAACTGAACAACAGGTATGGCGACGCGTATCAGGTTGAATACAGCGCATCCCCCGTTCTGACAGGAGATGGTGTTATTGCAGGCGGCGTTGTCGTTTTCCGCGATGTTACCGATGCTGTCAGGATGGCTTCGCAAATGACACATATCACCAACCACGACCCGCTAACAGGCTTACCCAACAGAGTGCTGTTTCATGAGCGAATCTGCCAGGCAATGACAAATGCTGGCTATACAGATTCGTTGGTTGCCGTCTTAATTATCGATATCGATAATTTTAAAACTGTTAATGAGTTACTGGGTCACGCGGTTGGCGACAGCATCATTAATCATGTTGCCCGTCATATCGAAAGTGCTATCAGCAGTAAGTACACGCTTTCTCACATTGGTGGTGATGAGTTTGCGTTGCTAATTGATAATGTCGCAAATATTTCCCGAGTCAATGTACTGGCTGCGAATATCCTTAAAACGAAAGAGTCGCCTTTTATATTAAACGGGGAAAAACACCACCTCTCGCTGAGCATAGGTATAAGCGTCTTCCCAACAGATGCGGGTTGTCCGGAAGATTTGATGCGAAATGCAGATGCAGCCATGTACAAGGTCAAAACCCAGGGTAAAAATAACTTTGGCTATTATTCTGAGCGGCTACTGGATGAACTTAAAGATCGCGTAGAAATGGAAAAGCTTTTACGCCAATCTCTTCATTCAGACAATTTAGTTTTGCATTATCAGCCCAAGGTAGAGTTAAAAACTGGCCGAATTACGGGTGCAGAGGTTTTAGTCAGATTGCAGGACAAACGAGGCAACCTTATTTTCCCTGACCGCTTTATCAGCATAGCCGAGGAAACCAGCCTGATTATAAAACTGGGTCAACAGGTTTTACGCAAGGCATGCACATATGCCGCCGAGTGCATGCAATTACAACGCCCTTTGAAAATTGCCGTAAACATTGATGCGCAGCATTTTACCCAAGCCGATTTTCCAAATTTTGTTGCCGGAATTTTAAAAGAGACCGGTTTACCTCCGGCATATCTGGAGCTTGAGGTAACCGAAACAGCATTGATGAATGACGTAAACGCGGCAAGGTGCGCGATTGAAAAGCTTAGCGAGATTGGCGTCTCTATTGCCCTGGATGATTTTGGAACCGGGTACTCAAGTTTATCTTACTTACGAACATTTGATTTAGATGTGTTGAAAATAGATCGCTCGTTTTTGAAAGACGCCACCGATAACGCCCAGGCAAGACATATTATAAAAGCCATTGTGAGTCTGGCTGAAATGTTGGGGCTGGCACTGGTTTGCGAGGGAATTGAGACTGAGCGCCAGCTTGGTTTAATTCTCGACCTGGGTTGCTGCGAAGGTCAGGGGTACCTGTTCAGCCAACCGGCAAGTAAAAGCAATTTCGACATGCTGTTTTGCGACGGCTTCGCGCATTTGTGTCAATCATGCGAAGCATCCTAG